GAAAACCACAAATCCACATGAAAGAAGCACCAATAATACAGAGGGAAAAATCAAACTAAAAGAAGTCTATGAAAATCATAAGTAAAAGAAGCAACCTCATAGAGTAATCAAGGAAATAGGACCCCAATAATTAAGCTATATAGAGAAATCATGAGAAGTGTAAACAGAAATGATTCTTAAGATTTTAATGAACTTACGAACATAAGGTCGTTCGTAGTAAGTAGCAGTCCCAGAAGCTGCTGATGCAGCTGAGATGAAGCCAATCACCATGGCCATCACCATTAGAACACGCAGCTCCATACCCATCTCTCTAGAATTTAATCTCTTTAACTATCACAGAACAATCTTGTTACTTACTGTGATCAAGTTAAGAAGTCCCATGCCCTTTTATAAGAACTATGAGAAGAGGAACCCCTTCAAATTTCTCGCTTTCTTACTTTCATACTTTGCCTGTTCTTAGTGGTCATTATACGTATTCATTACTCCACTTTAGAACTTTGAGGCTTTTCATTTCCACCGATTCTACTTTTTCAattgaaatagaagaaaaaaagaagttaagtgCACCAGGAAGATGGATAGACGCACTTGATGACTGATCAATTAGGATTTTCTGTTCATGCCTACCAGCCTTGAcaatctctcttcctctctattgGAAACCAAACGACGACTTCTCGTCAACGGCCGAGGGAGTCCTTGGTGACCTTATTTCCACAGAAACATAGAATTTTGTCTTTAAATTATAGTATATAATATATATGATGTTTTATTCCCCTAGGAGAATTTACATTGGTGGATTAACAGGCAACCATACCCTAATGCTACATGAGGAAAGAgcaaaatgtttaaaaaataaaataaaatttaaaaggcATTATATTCTAGGGAAAAAGATTACTATGCTATCAGTGTGCAATTTCCCTCTTAACatgaattttttaatattattttctctcttttgattGAATATGTGGGCCATACTTTTTTCAAGACAAACCACTGTTTATTTTGCAGATTCCTTTCCACACAGTGTAGGAAGCCCTCTCGCTAATTTCTAATCAACAAGAAATTGTAGTGTTGTTTAAACTAAACTTTATTTTCTAGTGGTGTAAAATGAATGGAGCCCATTAGAAATTTATGGATCTTAATTTCCACCGAGTCTACTTACTACATTTAAATAGACAAAAATCTAAAGGGCACTAGGGAGGAGGACAAGGACTTGATGACTGATCAATGTAGAATTTTCTGTTCATACCTTGAAAGTCTTATCTCTCTCACGGGTAAGAGAATTCATGAGAGATTGGTGGCACTTCTTCAATATAGAATTTATCGTATTCGCCCTTCCCGTAATGGAGAGATTATTTCACACTTAGCTTTGTCGGATGACCTCATTTTATTCGGTCAAGCTACTTCTCAAGAGATTCGGGCCTTTCATTCTATCCTGGATGAATATTGCCTTTTTCTCAGGACAAGCTCTAAATCTTAACAAGACACGAGAGCTCATTTCAGTCCTAATGTTTCTTCCAGTTTTAAAAGACTTATTTTTCATAGATTTCAAATCCATTACTCGGGGAATATTGACAACTATCTCGGAGTTCCTTTTATAGATAAGAAACAATCAGTGATACCCATCTCTCGCATTGGAAATCCAAGTTTCTTAGCTCAGCTGGAAAACAAGTTTTAATTTCTCAGTCTCATCCTCTTACTGACTTGGTCTCAATCCTGATGATTCCAGTGTCAATCCTATCTGGCTAAGGTTATGGCATATTCCCGTAGCACCCAAGGCTAAGGTTCAAGTGTGGAAGGTACTTCATAGCAAGACACCTATTTCTTTATTACTAAATCAGCGGGGATTCAACCTTAACCCTCAATGCCCATTTTGTCATTTTGGGAATATGTCTCAGGATCATCTTTTCCTTTCATGCTCGTTTTCGCATACTCTTTGGAACTCAGTTGGTTTCCATTTTAtgcgcatttcttcttcttcttccatccaAGATTGGATCTCATCTATTTTGGCATTAAGGATTCCCAAAAGATCTAAGGACTGGCTAACAGCTCTCATGACAAGTGTTATTTGGAATATAATGGATTGCTTATCTTGATACTACATTTAGAAACTCGATTCCGACCATTCATGCATATAAATGCATCCAATTTGCTCAAGACTTTTGTCAACCTCTTTGTTCGCCCAATTCAGTTTCAGTGCTGAATATCAAGTGGGATCCTCCATCATCGAGTTTTCTGAAATTTAATGTGGATGGCTCCTCCATCGGGTGCCCGGCAGCTGCTGGTTTTGGTGGAGTTTTGAGGGATGACAAAGGTGCTTTTCTTATGGGGTTCGCTGGTTCTGCAGGTATTTCTTACACTTTCGTTGCTGAAGCCTTGGCAGTTCGTCAAGCCCTTTCTCTTGCTGCTAATCAGGGTGTTCGTTCCATCATTGTGGAGAGTGATAACTTAATGGTGATCGATTTTCTTAAGCATCATTCTTCCAATATTCCCTGGGAGAATCAAGCTGATTTTAGCAGATTGTCTTCACCTTGTTTCTCATTTCTCTTGTGTGGAGTTTCAGAATTTTGTTGCAGATTCTCTTGCAAATTTTGGTTGTAATTTTACCGACTTGGTTGTTTGGGAGACCACTCCCCgtgcttttatttttcctctgcTTTTGGATGACTGTAATGGAACCTCTCGATCACGCATTGTATCTTCTGGAGCTGTTGCTCATTTAACTTAagttttttcttctaccaaagaaaagacaaagaaaaaggTAAGAGAATCCTGggtgatttttttcctattagcCACCCAGAATTGTCCATCTGAGTTTGTCACAAGTCAAGTTGCCTAAATTCTGAACATAATGTGCTATGAGCCAAATTCTGAACATAATGTGCTATGAGCCAAGTTGGCACATTGAAATATACTTGGGCTGCATTCGGTAACATTTCTGACGTTTTATGTCAAAAACGgcaatttcagtttctgtgtcaaaatacctttttttttttaaacgaaacTAGAACGACGAAACTACATTTTGTCTTTccgtcaattctcgtttctagcttcttctttttttttttttttttttcaccttttgttaaaagaaaaaacgaaatacaccataaatgcaccaaacgctttattccgttttttcgttctcatagaacaaaaaaactccataaacgtttttttagaacgttaccaaacgcagccttgcTATTTGTTCTGAAAGGCAACAAGGGTCGGTATTTATGCAATACGGAGCCTATGCTAAAACAAGGAGAAAATAAGATGATCATATCTCAATCAAATAGTGAAAATGACTTTTATCACCATGTTACATGTAaaaagacaacagtacattacaAGAGAATGTGAAAACCAAACTTTCAGAAGGATAGCACCTATGAAGTAGTAACAAATGAGACACAAGGGAACCAGTAACGCCTTTTACCATCTTTGTGACCATCATCAATCATTGCAAGCCCTTCCTGTGTATCCAACAAGACGAGTTTGAGATACTTCCACATATTTGTAACAATTACATGGAGAAACTGAAACTGGCTACAATAACATGCACTTACTTCCAGTAGGGTCTCGAGGGCATCGATAGCACGACCAGATGACCAAGAGAGCCGCTTCTCTACCTCTTCCACCGTCACATAGCCTTGACCCTAAAGTAGTCCAACTAACAGAATGAGATAATTTGATGTACTAGCAGAAATAAAAGATTCACAAGGTAACACTTAAGCCTGATATCACAATTCTCATATTGGTTAGACATTGACTTCCTTTCTTTTCATATTATGCTTGAATAACAAACTAAAACAAACTGTCAATGAAGTAAAACTAAAAAGCCTTAGGCCGGCTTTTGAAAGGCAAATGGAATGAAATCATCTTAATTCAGACataaaaagctaaagaaacaaaagTTCACACTATAATGATTGATGTGGACCAATTTAAGTCATGACAGCCATCTTAATTACAGAACTGAAGATGAAGCCAGTTTAGGATTTCATACAATAAATTTGTTTCTTCTTATTCAACTATGGTGTTTTGAAATTAGTCAATTACCACGAAGACATTGTGTACTCAATTTCATAGAGAACTAGAATGAAGCTATGAAAGATTTCATTCCAATTTGTCCATGATGCAGCATTAATGCCCATGAGTGAACACTTCTCAACCAACTTTCTCAAGGGAACACATTTGACATTACCCATTTCAAAAAAGTAGCTGACTGGCTCGGGTTTGCAATTACTAGTAGTGCAAATAAACAACTTGAAATACAATCCTGGCAGATTAGAAGTAGAACAGATCCATCACGGTTTTATATGCATTAGGAATACTTAATCCAAGTGGATGGGAACTCCAATCCCAGCTGACAACCCAGACCAAGTGTTTCCTATTCTTAGTTAATTAAATAACCACAGAGAATGAGAGATACACTCAAAGTCGACTGTCTCATTTGACTGGACCTTCATAGTGAGGATGCAAAAGCAACCTGTGGACACACCTAATTCCTACAAAACATGTGAACCCACTCTACGTGAAGCCAAAAAGAGAAGACGGCAGAAGATAAGAGACAGAAAAGACCACACTTGAAGAGTATGTCCTAACAATCAAGGAAAATGCACTTAAGTACAACAAAAAGTCATTCAGCAAAAGAGATTAaaggaaaatggagaagaaacaaaCCTGGGCCAGGTCTAAAATTTCATTGTGGTCCTTGTTCAATTCCGTGGGAACAGACCGCAcaagctttttttttccaacagaaATCACCTCGAAACCACTACCCAATACCTGAAAGATTCATATATCAAATTCTCACAGCCAGGCAGTAAAGGATATGGATATAACTCTTGGTCCAAAATGAAAGGTACTCTGAAGCAGTAAACTGAGTAATGGGAACTGGAGTGAATTACATaacaaataaaagggaaaatcgAGGCAGCAGTACCCCTCTACTAGGCAAAAAGACATCAATATCCATAATTCCATAcgttaaataatttttttcttgcgACCTAAACCAAACATGCCTCCAATCAGAAGAATTTGATAACAAAAACAAGAGATATAATGGAGATTTGTTTCATGAGAAAGATTAAGCTTAGAAAGGCGTATCTGTCTATGCAGTCTACAACATTATAAATACTATGCCACCTCCCTTCCAGAGTTTTAAAAGAGTCATAACCCCTCAAAACCATTTTGCATGCTGGAGGAATCAGTAAAATTTGGGAATTTGGGATGTAAAGTATAAACTGTGAGGAAGTAACTAGCATGCTGATTCTTTGTTCTTTGGTAATAAAAATTTAGAGatgtttctttttccctcaaGCTCTCCATAATCCTGGCCAAATTTACTAGTGATGATGCTAGTTCCTAGTGTTGGTAATCACTGAAACATCACaacattttttcttgaatttctacCCTAACTTCCCGGAGTTCATTCTCCGGGGAAATCTGTTTAAATAATTCTGGTGGATTCCTTCCAACCTGCTAATTTGGTAAtctcattgaaaaaaataaaataaaataaaaggtaaatattcaataaaaaaatcactttttttttccccactctTATGACACAGGACGCTTGCCTAGCTAACACTTGATCCAGCTCTACCAAaacttttttgggaaaattacttgattacccacttatgggttttcctttacaaaattatccaccaaaagtttcagttaacaaaaatacccaaaattaagtttttctttacaaaattacccacttaaagtttaagttaacaaaaatacccaaaattgagtttgggtttacaaaactacccactcaaagtttaaaaaaatacatgattatatgtagAAGAcgaagactcactattttgggtagttttgtaaacccaaacctgattttgggtagttttgttaactgaaactttgggtgggtagttttgtaaacccaaacccaattttgggtatttttgttaaccaaaactttttgtgggtaattttgtaaagggaaacccaaaagtgggtaatcatgtaattttcccaactTTTTTGGTTCACCCCAACGTTACCCACGTCTGAATGTTTCTGAGCAGTTTTTGGATATCAAACAGACCTCCCTATAAGATAATTTTAATATGGCCAATTNNNNNNNNNNNNNNNNNNNNTTTACAATCAATTTCACTCCAACACCCACTGCTCTAGCTAATTGTCCACCCTTTCCAAGTGCAATTTTAATGTTATATATGGCCGTGCCTAAGGGCATATTGGAGGGATCATCATAAATGATTGAAATATGCCATTCATGATACATAATATATTTGGCTACAGTGGCTCCAGTATAAGAAGAGAGATACTGTGATTTAGCAGATGAGTCTGCCACTCTGCCGTTTCAGCTAACCATAATAGTTTATTCCACACCCCCACCCACATGCTTGGCCCTGTCTGAAGGGAAAAGCAGACCTTGTAGAGAAGTGGATAGGAAAGGTAGCCTATAGACTCACACGACCAGCTCAGTTAAAACTCATCCCGTATTCCATAAATCAGTTGACTTCGATTAGAATGCTCTTGATGTGTATGTCAGAGTACCCCCTGAACACAAGGGGTAGAAATATTTCACATAATAAGACTTGTTATGATACCTTCAGTTTGCTAATAGCACGCAAGCAATCATCTTCTGTCACAGATTCACGAGCAGCCTTTCGCTTTTGACAAAGCAAATTGCGGAGCTCTTGTAAGTCGATCAACCCTCCATTGAGAGACCTTGTAGCCAAACAAATGTCAACAATTTGCACCCCTGCCTAGCCAAGTAAGAAAAGTTATCTGAGCAGAGGGAAttaaagaaagtataaaaactcaaaatattAGTTGGAGAACTATTCACCAAAGAATCATTAGATATGGAAAGCAAAACCTacatgaaaccaaaaaaaatctaCACCTAAAATCATAACAAGAAAATTGGAAGCAGAAACTTCGTTAATAAAAAGGCTGAATGTTTTTATCTTTAACACATTACAAGAAGAAATATCTGAAACTATCTCCACATGTTGATCTTGAATCATAAAAAGCTTGACCACTAATATTAACCCTTGATGGCTGGTAGTAGGGTGTCGATTCCAAGCCCAAACTGATTAATAAATGTGCCAAGATCAAGCCCGGCCTGTTTATAATCAGTCGTTCTCGGTGCAAGGGGATAGCCCGATGGTCGCCCCTaacatttttatcaattattgaaagTAATTAAGAGTAAATTCTTTCCTAAATTattgattatttaataaatatattaagttTTCTGAAGCCCCAAGACAAATTCTAAGTAAAAAAGCAAGGACaagacaaaaagaagaagacaaatgGTGCATTAGCCCACTTAAGGCCCAATTAGTAgaagcccaattaaagcccgAAATCCGACCTAGCCCTCCAAATTACATAAACAAGTGGTCACGGTGCAAGCCAAAACTAAGGTGAGGACCGGCTAGGCCCGACCGTGATAGACCGGTTGACACCCAAGCTATTAGGAAGGTCTAGGTACACATGACACTTGAAGGAGCCGGACAATGAGGAACTTAATTTGAAATTCATATTTTGCAATTCTAAAAATCCATGTGCAGCAACCAGAGAAGAGGGTAGGGCGGTCAAAGGTCCAACTTGGCAAATCCCAGGGGATCCACATTTGAATCTGTTTATAATCAGACTATCCGAAATCTGATTAACAACCTCACAGACCTACAGTAGGTGATCTGTGTTCAGATCTGATTATCAATGAAATCTGGAACTGGATATCTGTATCAGTTAAATTTTCCTACAAATCATCATGAATAGATACACATTTATCTTTAGATCgttaaaatataagaaaataaatatataatatatcatACACTACATACATATATTATCATGCATACATTATAAATTATACAAGTATCATTTTacacatatacatatatgtattaACTTTACCCTATCCATATCTGACATAAATAGGCCCGATAAAATAACTGAAAAACTGGAAGGTTGCATTACTTACACGGGACCAGATGTCATCAAATGGCTGCAACAAAACCACTACAGAATTCTCATTACCCACTAAACTATAATTCTATATAGACAAATGCTACATATACTATGGTGGTAAGGCTCAAAGTACTTAAAAAAATGTACCAAGAATAAACACAATCAGTACCAACCAAGTTCATAATAGAAGTCTCCAATCCCCAGTagctctgcccaaaatcccTTGTTTGAGGCTAAAGGATCCACTCCAACTTTAGCGCACATCTCATGAAACTGTGATCTGAATGCAGGGTTCTTACGAATGTCATTCTGGACCAACCAACTCAAATGTCAGTGCAAGTTATTTATTAAAATAGTACCTATATAATGTAAGGGATAATGTTCCCTGTCCGTCTGCACAGCATATGCTAGTGCACTTGgttatctctctccctcttatgAATTGATATATGATATATCTGCCCCCTACTgtggggggagagagatagacacagggagGCACTAGCATACGCTAGACAGCTGAATAGGGGACTCAATCCCATAATTTATAGAAAGTTAATGCCTGTACGAAATATGTAAAAGTAATCGATGAATAGAAGATATAAAATAATAGTGGAATAATAATTgcttgaaaaagatgaaaataagaCATCAAGAGATCAAGGCAGAGAGGGCAAGACAAAAAGTCAATGTTGAGGAAGAAAATGGTTGGCATAGAGGTCAAGAAATTGAATTCTTTCTGAATCACAGAGGAAGCAAATGATTCTGGTAATAAACTAAAAGGGCTGAAAACAGAGTACAGTTGCAAAATCCAAAcagatcaaaaccaaaacagaaATCTAAGAACAAAATATCAAAACTAACATGTATAGTGAGTTCATGCAGAAGGGGAGTATTgaataattaaacaaaaagaagagatcACCATAAACAGAGCCATGCAGAGGTTTGCCCATTAAACTCTGCAGTAAAAAGATTTCATCCTTCATCTATCagactacaaaaaaaaaaaatctctattcTGGCAAAATAGAGGATTATCTCTAATCTAGCACCAATCTTTGCCACAGGGAAGGTTGATTGGCAATTTCATATGATTATCTAGAAAACTGACTAGATTGGCCACATGTCTGttaggaaacatgtccacactccttactatattttggtgttaacaaacaaacatacgtctTTAACTTAGTTtaataaaatgtgattagcttgaagaaagggtaattagtttgaagaaacacttagaagggtcgaatcaagacatcaaggtttgaattCATATAGACATGGCcttaaagcttaaagacattcaagatccaagatgataaagacattcaagaccgaagatgaagacatcaagactcaagatgatgaagacatcaaggcccaagatgaagaccataggatagagaatatattttgtaatctgtacacacattgcatatgcatgcacctcatgcatcatactagaatgaccttaggtggtagagtacTCTAGCAAATCTCTGTGAAAACAGattgacctgactcaagggcattttagaTAACCTTAAGAGTTAATATCAGGATATGGACCATATGTAAatgttgtaggaaatcgagtcacgattccaacacaactagtTTCGTATTAATccgaggtcggaccaaaaagttatggtcaaaacatcGTCGACAGGTCAGTATGACAAAATTCTGACATAACAGAATCTGTCAAGCTGGCGGTCGACCGGATAGAAGTATCGGTCGACCgaaactgtccgagaccatagccggttgaccggtagaaagtcccggtcgaccggtacctccctggaaaagctccaacggctagttttATACCTCAACGGTTCTTTttggtcgaccggctaccaatggcggtcgataGGTGGTTCCAGAATCCGACCGTTAGAGCccgatttcctgcctaaaatgcttcactaagctcacctataaataccctagttactcttaattaaataagaattaagaaagaacattaagagcattattgtgagcattcaagagtcattaagattattctatcctacttgagttgttcgattactctaatcccaacaaaaggatcaagtctcaatcaagtcctctaatttctcttttgcaagtcaaagccataagagaggactttacaaaaggtgcatcattcatctctcattcttatcatttgcaccacacttgaggtattcctcttattccacaactccatatttatttatgtttttacaattctagactatacttagaattataaggattctcttatcctaaaaagaggaaggtgtctctctacctccaaaaaagattgtaaatgtgcctctctgcctgtaaaggggatttgcaaggatactcttatccgtgaaaaatattataaatgtttttcttccctacctaccgtactgaaagggagatcTAGTTGAATACtgtacaagaggattcttgtagggagtggactaaactcggattgagtcgaaccactataaatcttgtgttgtgtgattgtgcctattttacttattccgcatcgtttttaatttgcaatcacacttgggacctatacatcgaaaagagttaaaatttccactagtataacctattcaccccccctctaggttatttgaATGTCAAATATCAAACTAAGATTCACGATATTTACCCTCCCAAGTATTGGCAGAGTCCCTTATATTTTTAGCTGTCCATTTATTTTCAGAaatgtttcaattttttcactggattttcaatgctttatttttGCCACTTAGCCAATTCCattggctgaaacttgacatgtaaaACAGGGGACCTCGGGGGTCAACCTATGCACAAAATTTGAGCTCTATCCAATCTGGCCACGTAGCAAATATGGCCTACAAAAAATCTCTAGACCTGCTAGAATAGAAAAACTACTCCCTacaaatattacaaaaatatataaagatcACTAATAGATTAAATCTTAAATAGTTAAATTTTAGGACTCTATGAAAGGCCAACGTATGACTCTTTTAGATAAACCAGAATACAACATTAAGTAAACTATTGACATTACACAACCAACCAATAACCTCCGACACGTAAAGTGAGAAGGCTTGTTGTGTGCTTCCTTGTCCAGCAAGTTAATCTAATTTAAATCGACTACTACGCCCTACAACATaactaatttattattttagtgCTCCCTTTTAGACCTCATATATGGGCTTTATAATTCAGCTCAATAGAATAAACCCCCCCTCCTCACAACAAAAGCCAAGCCCAACCCATGATAGTACAGATCCATTGGAAATCCCATTCTAATTCTAAATTTTGATGATTAAGGATCAGGACACAAATTTCTTTTCATTGATACCACAGCATCAGGTATCCTGTATGGAAATTGCATTTGTTAGGAATGCAACTTGTAATTATAAACAGAAAAACTAATAACTTATGTTGCACTCTTTCAAAAATAAATCGGTGACTATTCAATCAAACATAAATAATCCACTACTCTTAATCACATATACATGCATGGAGTTGGAAGATCAAACCACAGGACCAGGTATCACAAATTTGTTGCTTCCAAGGGTTTATGCAACAAAGGTGATCTAGAGTAGGTTTAGGGTTGGTTGTTTAAAATATTTTACCAAGAGAGAAGTTTATAGACACTTTGTGGGCTCTTTGattaatagaaacaaaaaaaggtgGAAATAGGAAGCTCCTGCCAGCCATTGGTAACTATCCCCCTTTCCTAGCATAAGTTTCAACTCTAAGCCAGAATGACTATTTTATCTAGAAAAGCTCAAATATATTTCAAGTGTAAATGATGCATAAAGTAAATACAGCAATGTTCTTGTTCTGGACTGCAAGGGGTTGCTAACTTGCTATCTCCATCACCCCGCGTTTGTTTTTTGACTCATGACATCCATTTCCAGTTCAATATCTACAGATCATGG
This is a stretch of genomic DNA from Macadamia integrifolia cultivar HAES 741 unplaced genomic scaffold, SCU_Mint_v3 scaffold1095, whole genome shotgun sequence. It encodes these proteins:
- the LOC122062721 gene encoding vacuolar protein sorting-associated protein 22 homolog 1, which gives rise to MRKRPGIGGLQTAAATRDQYRLVGENVARIKTDLMKEQLATFRSQLEDFARKHKNDIRKNPAFRSQFHEMCAKVGVDPLASNKGFWAELLGIGDFYYELGVQIVDICLATRSLNGGLIDLQELRNLLCQKRKAARESVTEDDCLRAISKLKVLGSGFEVISVGKKKLVRSVPTELNKDHNEILDLAQGQGYVTVEEVEKRLSWSSGRAIDALETLLEEGLAMIDDGHKDGKRRYWFPCVSFVTTS
- the LOC122062731 gene encoding uncharacterized protein LOC122062731, which codes for MSQDHLFLSCSFSHTLWNSVGFHFMRISSSSSIQDWISSILALRIPKRSKDWLTALMTISVLNIKWDPPSSSFLKFNVDGSSIGCPAAAGFGGVLRDDKGAFLMGFAGSAGISYTFVAEALAVRQALSLAANQGVRSIIVESDNLMNFVADSLANFGCNFTDLVVWETTPRAFIFPLLLDDCNGTSRSRIVSSGAVAHLT